One Algoriphagus sp. Y33 genomic window, TATCTCTGCAGAGACGGGGGAAGAAATCACTGCTTTCGTAGATGCCAAAGCATACTATGGCGTAGTGGCAAGAAGGATCTATGAAGACTGGCTATACGACGCTTCCTTCATCAGATTAAGAGAAGTAAGCTTGAGCTATAACTTCAACAAAGGTCAGTATGCTAAACTTCCTGTTGAAAATGTAAGGGTTGCGTTGGTAGGAAGAAATCTAGCCATGCTATTCCAAAATGCTCCTAAAGGCATCAATCCCGCTGAGCTCTCTACTGGTTCACAAGCTATTGGCTGGTACGAATCAGGTCAATTGCCAAGTGTACGTTCGTTTGGTTTCAATCTTAACGTTACATTCTAATTACAGACATCATGAAAAAGCTTAATATAATGATCGTTTCAGCGCTTCTTTTGGTTGGCTGTAACAATTTTGAGGACGATATCAACATAAATCCCAACAGGCCTAGTGTGGCCTCGGGCACCCAATTGATTGCAAATGCGATGCTATCACTACCAGGACTCAGCTCTTCGCCACAAGGAGAATTTATGTCCCAATATCTGAGTGAGACGCAATACGTAAATGCATCACTTTATCCGCAATCCTCTACTAGTTTCTATGGCTGGTATCAGGGACCTCTAATGAACCTGCAAACTGTCCTCAATTCGGCTGATGAACTTAGCGGAAATGAAGGACCTGTACCAAACCAGCTGGCTGTTGCAAAAATCCTAAAATCATATTATATCTGGAGTCTGACTGATAGATGGGGAGACATTCCTTATACTGAAGCCTTGATGGGTTCAGACAACTTTACTCCAGCTTATGACACTCAGGAATTTATCTACACTGATCTATTTAATGTTTTGGATGAGGCAAGCAGTCAGATTGTCACCGGGAACATTACCAACGATATCATCTACGGTGGAGATATGAACAAATGGTTTAAGCTAGCCAACACGCTTAAAATGCTTATGGCACTAAGACTTTCTGAAGTTAACCCAACCTTAGGCAAGGAAAAATTTGCCGCTGCCATGCAAGCAGGAGTTTTAGAATCAAATGACGACAACCTTGTTTTCAAACATTTAGCGGATGCCAACAACCAGAATTACTGGTTCGGTCAACTGAATCAGGGTAGAGAATGGTGGGCGATCAGCACTACCCTCATGGACAAAATTAAACCTGTAGGAGATCCTAGACTGATGGTTTATGGCAATCCCAATCGAACTGATGGGGATTACACTGGCCTTGTTTTTGGAGAGACTGTGAATATTGATACAGAGAAATATTCACTTCTAGGCGATGCCATTACGGCGCAGGATGCGCCAGTTTACCTAGTGACCTATGCTCAGGTGTTATTCGCTGAAGCTGAAGCTGCCAAACTAGGCTGGATAGCAGGTGGAGATGCTACTGCTGAAGAAAACTACACCATGGCCATAGAAGCTTCAATGGATCAATGGGGAGCTGACATAAG contains:
- a CDS encoding SusD/RagB family nutrient-binding outer membrane lipoprotein — its product is MKKLNIMIVSALLLVGCNNFEDDININPNRPSVASGTQLIANAMLSLPGLSSSPQGEFMSQYLSETQYVNASLYPQSSTSFYGWYQGPLMNLQTVLNSADELSGNEGPVPNQLAVAKILKSYYIWSLTDRWGDIPYTEALMGSDNFTPAYDTQEFIYTDLFNVLDEASSQIVTGNITNDIIYGGDMNKWFKLANTLKMLMALRLSEVNPTLGKEKFAAAMQAGVLESNDDNLVFKHLADANNQNYWFGQLNQGREWWAISTTLMDKIKPVGDPRLMVYGNPNRTDGDYTGLVFGETVNIDTEKYSLLGDAITAQDAPVYLVTYAQVLFAEAEAAKLGWIAGGDATAEENYTMAIEASMDQWGADISTLDEFMSQPEIAYNSDTALEQIATQRWVHLFMHGYEGWAEYRRTGYPNNMSAPDGAEVPNRQMYIETEQFNNTENYNEAIQRQFGGAESLYGKVWWDVD